The following are from one region of the Paenibacillus antri genome:
- a CDS encoding sulfurtransferase TusA family protein, which produces MTAIIQTNQTLDCEGLACPMPVVKTKKAIEEMNAGEVLEVRATDKGSVADLQSWANRTGHQYIGLKEEGGVFRHFLRKSSENETKPETKHPHVISNEELNRKLAAGGNFKVLDVREPAEYSFNRIPGAISIPMGELEQKLDSLPKDEEYLVVCRTGTRSDLACQLLSERGYSKVTNVVPGMSAWEGPTERDE; this is translated from the coding sequence ATGACAGCCATCATTCAAACGAATCAAACGTTAGATTGCGAAGGCTTGGCTTGTCCGATGCCGGTCGTGAAAACGAAGAAGGCCATCGAAGAAATGAATGCCGGTGAAGTGCTCGAAGTACGGGCCACGGATAAAGGCTCGGTGGCTGACTTGCAAAGCTGGGCGAACCGGACAGGACATCAATACATCGGTTTGAAGGAAGAGGGCGGCGTCTTCCGCCACTTCCTGCGAAAGTCCTCGGAAAACGAGACAAAACCCGAAACGAAACATCCGCACGTCATCAGCAACGAAGAACTGAACCGGAAACTGGCGGCCGGCGGAAATTTTAAAGTACTGGACGTCCGGGAACCGGCGGAGTACAGCTTTAACCGGATTCCAGGAGCGATCTCGATTCCGATGGGCGAACTGGAGCAAAAGCTCGATTCTCTTCCAAAAGATGAAGAATATTTGGTGGTTTGCAGAACGGGCACCCGGAGCGATCTCGCCTGCCAACTGCTTTCTGAACGAGGTTATTCTAAGGTTACGAATGTCGTACCTGGCATGTCCGCGTGGGAAGGACCCACGGAGCGTGACGAGTAA
- a CDS encoding sensor histidine kinase has translation MLIKKAMFWRRRLSWKLMMVNGLVVAVVIWLAGVSVKDFACVVVGQFETVGEETTRSFNQTMQFYLWRASVLAVVVAALVHYFFVRKLLSPLKRLTESTQALTRGVYPEPIPAESDDEIGSLTRNFNRMTETLQREEQHRKRLMSNISHELRTPLSNLNGYLEALTNGVIDGDRELFRSLHEESQHLSRLVEQLHSLSVWEARRITVQEKSLVEIQGLCRQVVQTFQLESVKKEIAFHQDVQPCEIWVHEQGIKQVMTNVVANAVLYSIGNDVWIRGEVSDGNFLISITNHGKPIPDEVRPYIFERFVKSDPSRKRNGNQEGTGLGLAIVKEIVEQHGGQVGLSSAGTKHTFWFTIPL, from the coding sequence ATGCTTATTAAGAAGGCAATGTTCTGGAGACGACGACTGTCCTGGAAGCTTATGATGGTGAACGGGCTCGTCGTTGCGGTCGTGATTTGGCTGGCCGGCGTGTCCGTCAAAGATTTCGCCTGTGTCGTGGTCGGACAATTCGAAACCGTTGGGGAGGAGACGACTCGCAGCTTCAATCAAACGATGCAGTTTTATTTATGGAGAGCCAGCGTCTTAGCCGTTGTCGTTGCAGCGCTCGTTCATTATTTCTTCGTAAGAAAACTGCTCTCCCCTCTGAAGCGGTTAACGGAATCTACCCAAGCATTGACTAGAGGGGTATATCCCGAACCGATCCCCGCGGAGAGCGATGACGAAATCGGTAGTCTGACGAGAAACTTTAATCGAATGACGGAAACCCTTCAACGCGAAGAGCAGCATCGGAAACGTCTTATGAGCAACATCTCGCATGAACTTCGTACACCTTTAAGCAACCTAAACGGGTACCTAGAAGCTCTAACTAACGGCGTTATCGACGGAGATCGAGAGCTCTTCCGGTCTCTCCATGAGGAATCGCAGCACTTATCGCGCCTGGTGGAGCAACTGCACAGCCTATCGGTTTGGGAAGCGAGACGGATCACGGTGCAGGAGAAGAGTCTGGTCGAGATCCAAGGACTTTGCCGCCAGGTGGTACAGACGTTTCAGTTGGAGTCGGTAAAGAAGGAGATCGCGTTTCATCAGGATGTCCAGCCTTGTGAAATATGGGTACACGAGCAAGGGATCAAGCAAGTGATGACGAATGTAGTGGCCAACGCGGTTCTGTACAGCATCGGAAACGACGTTTGGATTCGCGGGGAGGTTTCGGACGGAAATTTCCTCATTTCCATTACCAATCATGGGAAGCCCATCCCGGATGAGGTGAGGCCCTACATTTTCGAGAGGTTCGTGAAAAGCGACCCTTCCCGGAAGCGTAATGGAAACCAGGAAGGGACGGGACTGGGACTTGCCATCGTGAAGGAGATCGTGGAACAGCACGGGGGGCAAGTCGGTTTATCAAGTGCCGGAACGAAGCATACCTTCTGGTTTACGATCCCTCTCTAG
- a CDS encoding sulfite exporter TauE/SafE family protein, giving the protein MDLDIVWILVLFAIGFVGSFISGMVGIGGSIIKYPMLLYIPPALGFLAFTAQEVAAVSAIQVFFATLAGMFAYRKGGFINSKLVLYMGIPIVIGSFLGGYGSKFLPDSAINFTYAVMALVAAVMMFLPKKGIEDGDYAKLTFHRGLASVSAALVGILSGIVGAAGAFITVPIMLVLLKIPTRVAIASSLAITFISSIGTTAGKIMGGHMLWIPAAVMVIASIIASPIGAKVGKTMNVKLLQWILAALIAATVIKIWLDILT; this is encoded by the coding sequence ATGGACCTGGATATCGTGTGGATTCTTGTTTTATTCGCGATCGGCTTTGTCGGGTCCTTTATTTCTGGCATGGTAGGGATCGGCGGGTCGATCATTAAATATCCGATGCTGCTTTATATCCCTCCTGCCTTGGGATTCTTAGCTTTCACAGCCCAGGAAGTCGCGGCCGTTAGTGCGATCCAAGTGTTTTTCGCGACACTGGCCGGAATGTTCGCTTATCGCAAAGGCGGCTTCATCAATTCGAAGCTCGTACTCTACATGGGGATACCGATCGTCATCGGCAGCTTTCTTGGCGGGTACGGTTCGAAGTTTCTACCGGACAGCGCCATCAATTTTACCTACGCGGTCATGGCGTTGGTAGCTGCAGTGATGATGTTCTTGCCGAAGAAGGGTATCGAAGATGGAGATTACGCGAAACTTACGTTCCATAGAGGGTTGGCTTCCGTCTCAGCCGCCCTGGTCGGTATCTTGTCTGGCATCGTCGGCGCGGCCGGGGCATTCATTACCGTACCGATCATGCTCGTCCTGCTCAAAATCCCGACTCGTGTTGCCATCGCGTCTTCCTTAGCGATTACGTTCATCTCCTCCATCGGGACAACGGCTGGCAAGATTATGGGGGGACACATGCTTTGGATTCCTGCGGCCGTTATGGTGATCGCAAGCATCATCGCTTCCCCGATCGGCGCGAAAGTCGGGAAGACGATGAACGTGAAGCTGCTTCAATGGATTCTCGCCGCCTTGATTGCGGCTACCGTAATTAAAATTTGGCTCGATATTTTAACCTAA
- a CDS encoding DUF302 domain-containing protein codes for MFHYTVETDGTVEEAIDALEQRLQADQFGVLWRFNIQDKLQEKGFAFESKYIVLEVCNPAEANRVLSETPMAGYFLPCKIVVYEAEGKVKVGMLKPSALMDVMQNDSLRRIASDVEERLIQSIDGVRKVQA; via the coding sequence ATGTTTCATTACACGGTGGAGACGGATGGAACCGTGGAAGAGGCCATCGATGCGTTAGAACAACGACTGCAAGCAGACCAGTTCGGCGTGCTTTGGAGGTTTAATATTCAAGATAAGCTGCAGGAAAAGGGGTTTGCATTCGAGAGTAAATACATCGTGCTTGAGGTCTGCAACCCTGCCGAAGCGAATCGAGTGTTGAGCGAGACGCCGATGGCTGGGTATTTCCTCCCGTGCAAGATCGTGGTTTACGAAGCGGAGGGGAAGGTCAAGGTGGGAATGCTGAAACCTTCGGCCTTAATGGATGTCATGCAGAACGACTCCCTTAGAAGGATCGCATCGGATGTCGAGGAAAGATTAATTCAGAGTATCGACGGCGTTCGCAAAGTTCAAGCCTAA
- a CDS encoding rhodanese-like domain-containing protein — MAGKYAKDMLPKEVKERLAKGEKLNIIDVREPDEWESGHIPNAKHLPLGSIGQRHSELERSVPYIVVCRSGGRSGVACEMLEEMGYDVTNMPGGMSHWEGEVAYGL, encoded by the coding sequence ATGGCAGGAAAATACGCGAAAGACATGCTTCCGAAGGAAGTAAAAGAACGGTTAGCGAAGGGCGAAAAGTTGAACATTATTGATGTGCGCGAACCGGATGAGTGGGAATCGGGTCACATCCCGAACGCCAAGCATCTACCGCTCGGTTCGATCGGGCAGCGACATAGCGAGTTGGAACGTTCGGTGCCATACATTGTCGTATGTCGCAGCGGGGGCCGCAGCGGAGTGGCCTGCGAGATGCTTGAAGAAATGGGATACGACGTTACGAATATGCCCGGGGGCATGTCTCATTGGGAAGGCGAAGTAGCCTACGGGCTCTAA
- a CDS encoding MBL fold metallo-hydrolase, with translation MATTTMQAMTPQQLTKKILANEEVFILDVRNTSEFDNWKIDGGKTEILNIPYFDLLDGVDEALDKIPNGKDILVVCAKEGSSIFVAEQLVEAGRMNIHYLKGGMKAWSEYLEPVKVGDLKDGGELFQFVRIGKGCLSYMVLSGGEAATIDTLRMTEVFEQFANDKGAKIKHTLDTHLHADHISGGRMLAEKTGATYWLPPKDATEVIFEYEPLEEGREITVGKSKIRIQPIYSPGHTIGSTSFIVDDQYLLSGDILFVESIGRPDLAGKAEDWVADLRTTLYETYKDLSEDLIVLPAHFGKATELGEGGRVSARLGDLFKSNPGLNIASDEEFRSTVTENLPPQPNAYQEIRQTNMGRMSPNEEEQREMEMGPNRCAVHDK, from the coding sequence ATGGCAACAACGACAATGCAAGCCATGACGCCGCAACAACTCACGAAGAAGATCCTTGCGAACGAGGAGGTATTCATCCTCGACGTTCGAAATACATCGGAGTTTGATAACTGGAAAATCGATGGCGGTAAGACGGAGATCTTGAACATTCCTTACTTCGACTTGTTGGACGGGGTTGACGAAGCGCTTGACAAGATCCCGAACGGCAAAGATATTCTTGTCGTGTGCGCGAAAGAGGGGTCTTCCATCTTTGTTGCGGAGCAGCTCGTCGAAGCCGGAAGAATGAATATACATTATCTGAAGGGCGGCATGAAGGCCTGGAGCGAATACTTGGAGCCGGTCAAAGTCGGCGACTTGAAGGACGGGGGCGAGCTGTTCCAGTTCGTTCGGATCGGGAAGGGCTGTTTGTCCTACATGGTACTGTCGGGCGGAGAGGCCGCAACGATCGATACGCTGCGGATGACCGAGGTGTTCGAGCAATTCGCCAACGACAAGGGCGCGAAGATCAAGCACACGCTCGATACGCACTTGCACGCGGATCACATCTCGGGAGGAAGAATGCTGGCGGAGAAAACCGGAGCGACCTACTGGCTCCCTCCGAAGGATGCGACGGAAGTCATTTTCGAATACGAACCTCTTGAAGAAGGAAGAGAAATTACAGTCGGTAAATCAAAGATCCGTATCCAACCGATTTATTCTCCCGGTCATACGATCGGAAGTACATCTTTTATTGTAGATGATCAATACTTGCTTAGCGGGGATATCTTGTTCGTCGAGTCCATCGGTCGTCCGGACTTGGCCGGGAAGGCGGAGGATTGGGTGGCGGATCTCAGAACGACGCTATATGAGACGTACAAAGATCTGTCGGAGGATCTCATTGTCCTTCCGGCGCACTTCGGCAAGGCGACCGAATTGGGCGAAGGGGGTCGCGTCTCCGCTCGACTGGGGGATCTGTTCAAAAGCAATCCGGGTCTCAATATCGCGAGCGACGAGGAGTTTAGATCGACGGTCACGGAGAATCTCCCTCCTCAGCCGAACGCATATCAAGAAATTCGCCAAACGAATATGGGCAGAATGTCCCCGAACGAAGAAGAACAGCGGGAGATGGAGATGGGTCCGAACCGCTGCGCCGTGCACGATAAGTAA
- a CDS encoding CoA-disulfide reductase yields MKKKVLVVGGVAGGASAAARLRRLDENAEIVMFERDGHISFANCGLPYYIGETIQDRSKLMVQTPESMKARFNLDVRIHSEVTGIDVHGKTVTVNSKEKGVYEESYDYLILSPGAKPLKPPIPGIESRLIFTLRNIPDTDRIKSYVDQEGIRSAIVIGGGYIGVEMAENLRHRGLDVALVEAAPHILAPFDSEMTAFAEKELEDNGVRLLLGDGVQSFEEKDGGISVSLQSGKEVHADLVILAIGVAPDTAFLKESGIKLGTRGHIQVNESMQTNCDGVYAVGDAVEITDYVSGQPSAIPLAGPANKQGRIAADHISGLASTYKGTQGTAIIKIFGLTGASTGSNERTLVKLGIPYRTVYVHPSSHATYYPGAKPIALKLLFNDEGNILGAQAFGAEGVDKRIDVIATVLRLRGTVDDLAELELTYAPPFSSAKDPVNMVGYLAQNVLHGRTKVVTLKELDSFDPERQILLDVRTKAEYDQGHIEGALHIPVDELRMRSGELEQGKEIYAYCAVGMRGYIASRILKQKGFAVKNLTGGYRSYSMSQYRPKG; encoded by the coding sequence ATGAAAAAGAAAGTCCTCGTTGTAGGCGGCGTCGCAGGCGGCGCGTCGGCAGCCGCTCGACTTAGACGTCTAGACGAGAACGCGGAGATCGTCATGTTCGAACGAGACGGCCACATTTCTTTCGCGAACTGCGGTCTCCCGTATTACATCGGGGAAACCATTCAAGATCGATCGAAGCTGATGGTGCAAACTCCGGAGAGTATGAAGGCTCGATTTAACCTTGACGTTCGCATTCACAGCGAAGTAACCGGAATCGATGTGCATGGAAAGACCGTTACCGTAAACAGCAAAGAAAAGGGCGTATACGAGGAGAGCTATGACTACTTGATTTTGTCTCCCGGCGCGAAGCCGCTGAAGCCGCCGATCCCGGGGATCGAGAGCCGCTTGATCTTTACGCTTCGGAATATTCCGGATACAGACCGAATCAAGTCCTACGTTGACCAAGAAGGCATTCGAAGCGCGATCGTCATCGGCGGAGGGTATATCGGCGTTGAGATGGCGGAGAATCTCCGGCATCGCGGACTGGACGTCGCCTTGGTCGAAGCCGCGCCGCATATTTTGGCGCCGTTCGATTCGGAGATGACGGCGTTCGCGGAGAAAGAGCTCGAGGACAACGGGGTTCGTCTGCTGCTCGGAGACGGCGTTCAATCGTTCGAGGAGAAGGACGGAGGGATTTCGGTCTCGCTGCAAAGCGGGAAGGAAGTCCATGCGGACCTGGTCATTCTCGCTATTGGCGTGGCTCCGGATACAGCATTCTTGAAGGAGTCCGGCATCAAGCTTGGGACAAGAGGTCATATCCAGGTGAACGAATCGATGCAGACCAACTGCGATGGTGTATACGCCGTCGGCGATGCCGTCGAAATTACGGATTACGTGTCCGGGCAACCCTCTGCGATACCGCTGGCCGGTCCGGCGAACAAGCAGGGGAGAATCGCCGCCGATCATATTAGCGGGCTGGCGTCGACGTACAAGGGGACCCAAGGCACCGCCATTATCAAGATCTTCGGCCTCACCGGAGCCAGCACGGGAAGCAATGAGCGAACGCTCGTGAAGCTCGGCATTCCATACCGCACGGTTTATGTTCACCCGAGCTCGCACGCAACGTATTACCCTGGGGCGAAGCCGATTGCGTTAAAGCTGTTATTTAACGACGAAGGGAACATCCTTGGAGCGCAGGCCTTCGGGGCGGAGGGGGTAGACAAGCGGATCGACGTCATCGCTACCGTCCTTCGTCTGAGAGGTACCGTAGACGATCTTGCGGAGCTTGAGCTTACGTATGCGCCTCCGTTCTCCTCGGCGAAGGACCCGGTCAATATGGTAGGGTACTTGGCGCAGAACGTGTTACACGGACGAACCAAGGTCGTGACGTTGAAGGAGCTGGACTCGTTCGATCCGGAGCGGCAGATTCTGCTTGATGTCCGGACGAAGGCGGAATACGATCAAGGGCATATCGAAGGCGCACTGCATATCCCAGTCGACGAGCTTCGGATGAGGAGCGGGGAATTGGAGCAAGGGAAAGAGATTTATGCGTACTGCGCTGTAGGGATGAGGGGGTATATCGCTTCCCGCATCTTGAAGCAAAAGGGGTTTGCCGTTAAGAACCTGACGGGCGGTTACCGCAGCTATTCAATGTCGCAATATAGACCGAAAGGGTAA
- a CDS encoding DsrE/DsrF/DrsH-like family protein, with product MAEKEKSTIVLFSGELDKAIAAFIIANGAAAYDHEVTIFFTFWGLNTLRKDQQVPVKKGFLEKMFGKMMPRGAERLGLSKMNFAGMGPKMIKHVMKKHNALTLPQLIELAQEQGIKLVACTMTMDLLGLQKEELLDGIEYAGVAAYLGDAADAKVNLFI from the coding sequence GTGGCTGAAAAGGAAAAATCGACAATCGTTTTATTTAGCGGGGAACTGGATAAGGCCATAGCGGCTTTCATCATCGCGAACGGTGCGGCGGCTTATGACCATGAAGTAACGATCTTCTTTACGTTCTGGGGCTTGAACACGCTCCGGAAGGATCAGCAAGTGCCGGTGAAGAAAGGTTTCTTGGAGAAGATGTTCGGGAAGATGATGCCTCGCGGCGCGGAACGATTAGGGCTCTCGAAGATGAATTTCGCCGGGATGGGGCCGAAGATGATCAAGCATGTGATGAAGAAGCATAACGCGCTCACCTTGCCGCAGCTGATCGAGCTTGCGCAGGAGCAAGGCATTAAGTTGGTCGCGTGCACGATGACGATGGACTTGCTGGGGCTTCAGAAGGAAGAACTGCTCGACGGGATCGAATATGCGGGCGTTGCGGCTTATCTAGGGGATGCGGCAGACGCGAAAGTGAACTTATTCATTTGA
- a CDS encoding sulfurtransferase TusA family protein encodes MADIVIDAKGLACPMPIVKAKKGIDSIQSGQTMELHTTDKGSMNDFKAWVNQTNHELVEANEEGGVFKFVVKKG; translated from the coding sequence ATGGCAGATATCGTAATCGACGCGAAAGGGTTGGCGTGCCCGATGCCGATCGTCAAAGCGAAGAAGGGGATCGATTCGATCCAAAGCGGGCAGACGATGGAGCTTCATACGACGGATAAAGGGTCCATGAACGACTTCAAAGCTTGGGTGAACCAGACGAATCACGAGCTCGTGGAAGCGAATGAAGAAGGCGGCGTGTTCAAGTTTGTCGTGAAGAAGGGGTAA
- a CDS encoding rhodanese-like domain-containing protein, which yields MIWLSIIFVLWTTFEIRKQWPVQGLHYITESDIVGLRSGVSLKVVDLREAPDFYAGHIEGAEHIFIGRLSFVWNRHVASGDTIVLVAENRAALKKAARILKKKAGACTLYGLLYPQVHAEDGHCVAC from the coding sequence ATGATTTGGTTGTCGATCATCTTCGTGCTATGGACAACATTTGAAATTCGAAAGCAATGGCCCGTACAAGGTCTTCACTATATAACGGAATCCGACATCGTCGGTTTGAGAAGCGGCGTATCCCTAAAGGTGGTGGACCTCCGGGAAGCGCCTGACTTCTACGCCGGACATATCGAGGGCGCCGAACACATCTTCATAGGAAGATTATCGTTCGTGTGGAACCGTCATGTTGCTTCCGGAGATACCATCGTCCTGGTGGCGGAGAATCGAGCTGCGCTAAAGAAGGCGGCAAGGATTTTGAAGAAAAAGGCGGGGGCGTGTACGTTATACGGGTTACTCTATCCTCAAGTTCATGCCGAAGACGGTCATTGTGTTGCTTGTTAA
- a CDS encoding rhodanese-like domain-containing protein, with the protein MDAGLYILLSLIVLWLLYKQFVPVKGLRTLAPEQFQSESKGNKVIDVREIHEYKRGHIKGAVNVPLSQLQQRLGDIPKDRTIYLYCQSGMRSKQAAKLLGRNGYADVAHLRGGMMAWSGPTQK; encoded by the coding sequence GTGGATGCTGGACTATATATTTTACTATCGTTGATTGTTCTCTGGCTGCTGTACAAACAGTTCGTTCCGGTGAAAGGGCTGCGTACCTTAGCCCCTGAGCAGTTTCAAAGCGAGTCCAAGGGGAACAAGGTGATTGACGTCCGGGAGATCCATGAATATAAGCGCGGCCATATCAAGGGAGCTGTGAATGTCCCGTTGAGCCAGTTGCAGCAGCGCTTGGGAGACATCCCGAAGGATCGTACGATATATTTATACTGTCAAAGCGGAATGCGGAGCAAACAAGCCGCAAAGCTGCTTGGACGTAATGGGTACGCCGATGTAGCGCACCTTCGAGGCGGGATGATGGCTTGGAGCGGGCCGACCCAAAAATAA
- a CDS encoding DsrE/DsrF/DrsH-like family protein, with protein sequence MANKRVAIIASSAGLETAYKVLNIATAAAALDAEVGIFFTFEGLSIIHKDSEQMLQLKPENAGLAEGFKKVNVPSVAQLLEIAKESGVRMIACQMTVDAMGLEKEHFIDGIELGGAAAYLDFAFDAQVTLNF encoded by the coding sequence ATGGCGAATAAACGAGTGGCGATCATTGCATCTTCTGCGGGATTGGAAACGGCATATAAAGTGTTAAACATCGCGACGGCCGCAGCGGCGTTGGATGCAGAAGTGGGGATCTTCTTCACGTTCGAGGGGTTATCCATCATTCATAAGGATTCGGAGCAAATGCTTCAACTGAAACCGGAAAACGCAGGTCTTGCCGAAGGGTTCAAAAAGGTGAATGTACCGTCCGTAGCGCAGTTGCTCGAGATTGCGAAAGAGTCCGGCGTACGCATGATCGCTTGTCAGATGACGGTGGATGCGATGGGCCTCGAGAAAGAGCATTTCATCGACGGGATCGAACTCGGCGGCGCCGCGGCGTACCTCGACTTCGCGTTCGACGCGCAAGTGACATTGAATTTCTAA
- a CDS encoding response regulator transcription factor, producing MKGKTVLIIEDDMKIRRLLRLYLEKEGYEVLEAEDGREGMEVFEKLDPCFVITDLMLPKQSGEELCQWIRTEQNSDVPLLILTAKVEEAERIRGLQLGADDYVTKPFSPQEVIVRVETILRRTANRCSKISYRGLTLKPIRGEAKYQGESIPLTNHEYKLLYFFMRHPNQILAREQILQELYPNEEKQVIDRTVDVHVSKLREKLQAVEAPAELIETVRGMGYRFNAY from the coding sequence GTGAAGGGGAAAACCGTTCTGATCATTGAAGACGATATGAAAATTCGAAGACTGTTAAGGCTCTATCTTGAAAAAGAGGGTTATGAAGTCTTAGAGGCGGAGGACGGTAGGGAAGGAATGGAGGTATTTGAAAAACTCGATCCGTGCTTCGTCATTACCGATCTGATGCTGCCGAAACAAAGCGGCGAAGAGCTTTGTCAATGGATCCGTACGGAGCAGAACAGCGACGTGCCGTTACTGATATTAACCGCGAAGGTGGAAGAAGCGGAGCGGATTAGGGGTCTGCAATTAGGCGCGGACGATTATGTGACCAAACCCTTCAGCCCCCAAGAGGTCATTGTCCGGGTGGAGACCATCCTAAGAAGAACCGCCAACCGTTGCAGTAAAATTAGCTATAGAGGGCTGACTTTGAAGCCGATTCGGGGAGAAGCGAAATATCAGGGGGAGAGTATTCCGCTTACGAACCATGAGTATAAATTATTATATTTTTTCATGCGTCACCCGAATCAAATCTTGGCGCGTGAACAAATTCTGCAAGAGCTTTATCCCAATGAAGAGAAACAAGTCATCGATAGAACCGTCGACGTCCATGTCAGCAAGCTGCGCGAGAAACTGCAAGCAGTGGAAGCGCCGGCCGAATTGATCGAGACCGTTCGAGGCATGGGGTATCGATTCAATGCTTATTAA
- a CDS encoding metal-sensitive transcriptional regulator, with the protein MKYDDDMKRRLRRAEGQVRGVLKMMEENKNCKDVVNQLSAIRSAIDKTMALVVAVNLEQCILEEQAKGGDTNKVVHEAVDLLIKSR; encoded by the coding sequence ATGAAATACGATGACGATATGAAACGACGCCTGCGCCGAGCGGAAGGACAAGTGCGCGGCGTTCTGAAGATGATGGAAGAAAACAAGAACTGCAAGGATGTCGTCAATCAGCTCTCCGCGATCCGCAGCGCGATCGACAAAACGATGGCGCTCGTCGTGGCGGTCAACTTGGAGCAATGCATTCTAGAGGAGCAGGCGAAGGGCGGAGACACGAACAAGGTCGTCCATGAAGCCGTGGATTTGTTAATCAAAAGCAGGTAG
- a CDS encoding bifunctional metallophosphatase/5'-nucleotidase, with the protein MTQLTIIQQNDTHGYIEPHAEFFWKAGTHEYRQVGGFARIAHVVQEIRKSTPNVLFVDGGDFLHGTAPAVLTQGSMIIPLLNAMGIDTAVPGNWDFAYGADRILKLQEQCAFPITALNVKNKRNDLPIFHPYVIKEYDSLRLGIIGLTYPYVHVTMPSSFSEGFSFSLGIEELTATVHRLKTEERADLIIVASHMGLPLDVKLASQVGGIDILLSGHSHDRLDRPIIQNGCVIIQSGASASFLGRLDVTVEYGKVTNFKHTFLPLYAEDYEEDVEIKAMIEESLLPFRDRLSEPIGAIKTPLHRMTLQEAPMDRLITDAYLAYTEADVAFSHGWRYGAPVLPGLVTLNDLYNIIPTNPELFILEMDGASLLTALERNLEQVFAADPYQQKGGYLLRSSNLMMAYKPYNPAGHRIQHLEIKGKPVRDERMYRIAGAGEQLFKNQTSGRSMQGVLAHDVLKSYFAQRGEVSIESKPWIVSI; encoded by the coding sequence ATGACGCAGCTAACGATCATCCAACAAAACGATACGCACGGATACATCGAGCCCCATGCGGAGTTCTTTTGGAAAGCCGGTACGCACGAGTATCGTCAAGTCGGCGGCTTCGCTCGAATCGCCCACGTCGTACAGGAAATCAGAAAAAGTACGCCGAACGTCCTGTTCGTGGATGGCGGCGATTTTTTACATGGCACGGCTCCCGCCGTCCTTACGCAAGGCAGCATGATAATTCCCCTTCTGAATGCGATGGGAATCGATACGGCCGTACCCGGAAACTGGGATTTTGCCTATGGGGCCGATAGGATCTTGAAGTTACAAGAACAATGCGCATTTCCAATCACGGCTCTTAACGTAAAAAATAAACGAAATGACCTACCTATTTTCCACCCTTATGTAATAAAAGAATACGATTCGTTGAGGCTTGGTATCATCGGCTTAACGTACCCTTACGTCCATGTGACGATGCCGTCTTCCTTCTCCGAAGGCTTCTCGTTCTCGTTAGGGATAGAGGAATTAACCGCAACCGTACATCGGTTGAAAACCGAGGAGCGAGCGGATCTGATTATCGTCGCAAGCCATATGGGGTTGCCGCTGGATGTGAAATTAGCATCACAGGTTGGCGGCATCGACATCCTCCTCAGCGGTCATAGTCACGATCGACTGGATCGACCGATCATTCAGAACGGCTGCGTCATCATACAGTCCGGCGCGAGCGCATCCTTCCTAGGAAGACTGGATGTGACCGTCGAATACGGGAAGGTTACGAATTTCAAACATACGTTCCTGCCGCTGTATGCGGAGGATTACGAAGAAGACGTCGAAATCAAGGCAATGATCGAGGAATCGTTACTTCCCTTTCGAGATCGGTTATCGGAGCCGATAGGCGCTATCAAGACGCCGCTGCACCGGATGACGCTTCAAGAAGCGCCGATGGATCGGCTCATCACCGACGCATACCTAGCTTACACGGAAGCCGATGTCGCTTTCTCCCACGGCTGGAGGTACGGGGCCCCCGTACTCCCAGGACTCGTTACGCTGAACGACTTATACAACATCATTCCGACGAATCCCGAACTCTTTATCCTGGAAATGGACGGTGCATCCCTGCTTACGGCGTTGGAACGGAATCTAGAGCAAGTTTTCGCTGCCGATCCCTATCAGCAGAAGGGAGGGTATCTCTTGCGTTCCTCGAACCTCATGATGGCTTATAAGCCTTACAATCCGGCGGGCCACCGAATTCAACATCTTGAGATCAAAGGCAAGCCGGTGCGAGACGAACGCATGTACCGCATTGCGGGAGCTGGCGAACAGCTGTTCAAGAACCAGACTTCCGGTCGATCGATGCAAGGCGTACTAGCGCATGACGTTTTGAAATCTTATTTTGCTCAGAGAGGCGAAGTGTCCATTGAATCGAAACCTTGGATCGTCTCCATCTAG